A genomic segment from Streptomyces antibioticus encodes:
- a CDS encoding thioredoxin domain-containing protein, with protein MTPANTTGPGGTTLYYGDLNTPHVLQVFLELRDRASRTMSENLLQTFRQAADEGKLVVKFHFAATIDDTVGGIGSQRGLSALAAAADVGQKEFVDYLAALFAAQPFPPVDDKFSETSELLSQAGKVEGLRSAEFDRKVTDNVYLNWAGETVGSFSSFGVIGTPVLWYDGEVIPVVNADGESLALTPQEFLSELQK; from the coding sequence ATGACTCCCGCCAACACGACAGGCCCCGGCGGCACGACCCTCTACTACGGAGACCTGAACACCCCGCACGTACTCCAGGTCTTCCTCGAACTCCGCGACCGAGCCAGCCGCACCATGTCGGAAAACCTCCTGCAAACCTTCCGCCAGGCCGCCGACGAGGGAAAGCTGGTCGTCAAGTTCCACTTCGCCGCGACGATCGACGACACGGTGGGCGGCATCGGCTCCCAACGCGGCCTGAGCGCCCTCGCCGCGGCCGCCGACGTCGGCCAGAAGGAATTCGTCGACTACCTGGCCGCCCTGTTCGCGGCGCAGCCGTTCCCGCCCGTCGATGACAAATTCTCCGAAACGTCGGAATTGTTGTCGCAGGCGGGGAAGGTGGAGGGGTTGAGGTCTGCTGAATTCGACAGGAAGGTCACGGACAACGTGTACCTGAATTGGGCGGGCGAGACGGTTGGGTCTTTTTCGTCGTTCGGGGTCATCGGGACGCCGGTGTTGTGGTACGACGGTGAGGTGATTCCCGTGGTCAACGCAGACGGAGAATCCCTTGCCCTGACTCCGCAGGAATTCCTGTCTGAACTCCAGAAATAG
- a CDS encoding NUDIX hydrolase — protein MVVYDGRVLLVAQPERWGLPAGVPEAGETAAASAARAVYELTGYLVDGSQTLASPDGGTPAVVCQLLSESPSGGGSLARAQVRWVPLAEAVVHADVPGAVRSYLRGHMPA, from the coding sequence GTGGTCGTGTACGACGGGCGGGTGCTGCTCGTGGCGCAGCCCGAGCGTTGGGGGTTGCCCGCCGGTGTTCCGGAAGCCGGCGAGACCGCGGCGGCCTCCGCCGCGCGTGCCGTGTACGAGCTGACCGGGTATCTCGTGGACGGCTCACAGACGCTGGCGTCCCCGGACGGCGGAACGCCGGCTGTCGTGTGCCAACTGTTGAGCGAGTCGCCGTCAGGGGGCGGCAGCCTTGCGCGGGCGCAGGTTCGCTGGGTGCCGCTCGCGGAGGCCGTTGTCCATGCCGATGTGCCTGGGGCGGTGCGGAGCTATCTACGGGGGCACATGCCCGCGTGA
- a CDS encoding Dyp-type peroxidase — protein MVESQSVLAPPAKAAVFLVVTVLPGGEDTVRGLLEDVAGIRRSVAFRAPDDQLTCVVGIGSAAWDRLFGGPRPRGLHPFVELNGERHRAPSTPGDLLFHVRARRMDLCFEMVRVVAERLAGAVAVVDEVHGFKYFDERDLLGFVDGSENPEGQLAADSVFVGDEDPEFAGGSYVTVQKYLHDMNSWNALPPDQQDMVIGRRKLDNVELSDDVKPEDSHVAVNTVTDDDGNELKIVRDNMPFGRVGQAEFGTYFIGYSSSPDVIEQMLRNMFLGTRPGLHDRILDFSTAVTGSLFYVPTADFLDDLPDLPSAPGAGAGDGSLGIGSLKGVRA, from the coding sequence GTGGTCGAGTCTCAATCCGTGCTCGCCCCACCGGCCAAGGCCGCCGTGTTTCTCGTGGTCACGGTGCTGCCCGGAGGGGAGGACACGGTTCGCGGGCTGCTTGAGGACGTCGCGGGGATCCGGCGGTCCGTGGCCTTCCGCGCACCGGACGATCAGCTCACGTGTGTCGTCGGTATCGGTTCGGCCGCCTGGGATCGGTTGTTCGGCGGGCCTCGGCCGCGGGGTCTGCATCCGTTCGTCGAATTGAACGGCGAGCGGCATCGGGCTCCGTCGACCCCCGGTGACCTGCTCTTCCATGTGCGGGCCCGTCGTATGGATCTCTGCTTCGAGATGGTCCGTGTGGTCGCGGAGCGGCTGGCCGGGGCCGTCGCCGTGGTGGACGAGGTGCATGGGTTCAAGTACTTCGACGAACGGGATCTGCTCGGCTTCGTGGACGGCAGCGAGAACCCCGAGGGGCAACTCGCGGCCGATTCCGTCTTCGTCGGCGACGAGGATCCCGAGTTCGCCGGCGGGAGTTATGTGACGGTGCAGAAGTACCTGCACGACATGAATTCCTGGAACGCCCTTCCGCCGGATCAGCAGGACATGGTGATCGGGCGCCGCAAACTGGACAATGTCGAGCTGAGCGACGACGTCAAGCCCGAGGATTCCCATGTCGCCGTGAACACCGTCACCGACGACGACGGCAACGAGCTGAAGATCGTGCGCGACAACATGCCGTTCGGCAGGGTGGGACAGGCGGAGTTCGGCACGTATTTCATCGGCTATTCGAGCAGTCCGGATGTGATCGAGCAGATGCTCCGCAACATGTTCCTCGGCACGCGTCCGGGGCTGCACGACCGGATCCTCGACTTCTCGACCGCCGTCACCGGCAGCCTGTTCTACGTTCCGACCGCCGACTTCCTGGACGACCTGCCCGACCTCCCCAGCGCACCGGGGGCAGGGGCGGGCGACGGTTCGCTGGGGATCGGCAGTCTCAAAGGAGTCCGAGCATGA
- a CDS encoding family 1 encapsulin nanocompartment shell protein has translation MSTPHDISNLHRELAPVTPKAWAEIEDEARRTFRRNLAGRRVVDVTGPDGPELAAVGTGHRTAIEAPAPGVTAQLRDVQPLVEFRVPFKVTRAAVDDVERGAKDSDWQPVKDAARAMAFAEDRAVFDGYAAAHIDGLRGRTSNPVVGLPAEPRETPDAVSRALTALRLAGVQGPYALLLGADVYTAVSETSDHGYPIAAHLSRMLDGDPIWAPALEGAFLLSTRGGDFELRLGEDLAIGYTAHDATEIELYFRQTLTFLTYTDEAVVALGSVSV, from the coding sequence ATGAGCACGCCCCATGACATCAGCAACCTGCACCGCGAACTCGCCCCCGTCACGCCCAAGGCGTGGGCCGAGATCGAGGACGAGGCGCGTCGGACGTTCCGGCGCAACCTGGCGGGCCGGCGCGTCGTGGACGTCACCGGACCCGACGGGCCCGAGCTGGCCGCGGTGGGCACCGGACATCGCACCGCGATCGAAGCCCCCGCACCGGGCGTGACGGCCCAACTCCGCGATGTGCAGCCCCTGGTGGAGTTCCGGGTGCCGTTCAAGGTGACCCGTGCCGCCGTCGACGACGTGGAGCGCGGCGCGAAGGACTCCGACTGGCAGCCGGTGAAGGACGCGGCGCGCGCCATGGCCTTCGCCGAGGACCGGGCCGTCTTCGACGGGTACGCGGCGGCGCACATCGACGGGCTGCGCGGGCGCACCTCCAATCCGGTGGTCGGCCTGCCCGCCGAGCCCCGCGAGACCCCTGACGCGGTCAGCCGCGCCCTGACGGCGCTGCGGCTCGCCGGTGTGCAGGGACCGTACGCGCTGCTGCTCGGCGCCGACGTCTATACGGCGGTCAGTGAGACCTCCGACCACGGTTACCCCATCGCCGCGCACCTGAGCCGCATGCTGGACGGGGATCCGATCTGGGCGCCCGCGCTCGAAGGGGCCTTTCTTCTCTCCACACGCGGCGGGGACTTCGAGCTGCGGCTCGGTGAGGATCTGGCGATCGGCTACACGGCGCACGACGCGACCGAGATCGAGCTGTACTTCCGCCAGACGCTGACGTTTCTCACGTATACCGACGAGGCCGTGGTGGCCCTCGGCAGCGTCAGCGTCTGA